The Urbifossiella limnaea nucleotide sequence CCCGACACCCAGCCGCCACTCCCCCACGACGTGTCGTAGCTGATCGCCCCCGACAGCCCCGCGGCCGTCGCCGTGGCCGTGATCGTCACCGCCTGCGTGCCGTCCGTGAGCGCGTCGTCGACTGTGACGACGGCGAACGTCGCCGAGGTCGCGCCGGCCGGAATCGTCACCGTGCCGGGCACCGTGGCCTCCGTCGTGTCGCTGCTCGTGAGCGTGACGACTAGCGGCTGGTCCAGCGGGAAGCCGTAGCGCGTCACGGTGCCGGTCGCGGCGGCGGCGCCGGTCTGCTCCAGCACACCGGCCGGCGAGATCGTCACCACCAGCGACGGGCCGGCGGGCTCGTCGTCGGTCACGGTCACGCCGGCCGTCGCGGTCAGCCCGCCGGCCGCGGCGGTAATCGTCACCGCCCGCGTGCCGTCCGGCTCGGCGTCGTCCACGCCGGTCACCAGGAACGTCGCCGACGCCTGCCCCGCCGCGAGCGAAATCGTCACCGGCACGTCCGCTTCCGTGGCGTCGCTGCTCGTCAGCGTCACCACCAGCTCCGAGTCCATGTCCAGGTTCGACCGCGTCACCGTCGCCGTCGCCGAGCCGCCGTTCTCGCCGAACGTCGCCGGCGAAATCGTCAGCGTCAGCGACGGGTCGTCGTCGGCCACGGTGAGACTCGCGGTGGCGGTCAGCGCCTCGCCGGTGGCCATGTCGAAGCGGCCGAGCCACTGCTTGTACACGGACGTGGTGACGTTCCCGTTCGTGACCGAGACCGACCCGCCGGCCTGGGCCACGAGCCGGCCGTCGGCCTGGAGCGCGACGGCGTTCAGCTGCTCGAACGAGGCCTGCTGCGGGTAGTCGGCGGCGACGTAGAAGCCGGTGCCGTTGAAGTTCGCGTCCGGCGTGCCGTCGGCGGCGAAGCGGGCCAGCGCCTGGTTCGTGCCGTTGCCCGTCCGCCACGAGTAGCCGGCCACCACGAGCTTGCCGTCGGCCTGCACCGCCAGGTCGAACGCCTCGGCGTTGTCGAGGTCGCCGGCGGCACCCAGGCTCAGCGTCGTGGTGCCGTCGCCGGCGAACGACGTGTCCAGCGTGCCGTCGGCGGTGAAGCGGGCGACGGCGAACCGGCCGTTGGTCTGGTTCGCTCCCCACGCCGTGCCGCCGACCACGACGTTGGTGCCGACCGCCTCCACGGCCACCACGTCGGCGCGGTCGAAGGTGCCGAAGCTGCTGCCGGTGAGGGTGCGGACGCCGCCGGGGCCGAACGTCGCGTCCGGCGTCAGGTTCGCGTCCAGCCGCACGACGGCGCTGAGCCGCTCCTTCTCGGCCCCGGTGCTGGCGGTGTACACCGTCGCGGTGCCGGCGAGGATCAGCCGGCCGCTCGCGTCCAGGGCCATGTCGGCCACGGAGCCGTAGGCGCGCTCGTCGACCTGGGCGGCGCGCACGGGCACGCTCGCCGAGCCGATCACGGCGCCGTCGGCGGTGAGCCGGGTGACGCGGAAGTCGGGCGAGTCGGCCCAGTAGCCGCCGACGAGGAGGGTGCCGTCGGCGGCGACCTCCAGGTCGTAGATGCTGTCGTAGCCGAGGTGCGGGATGACGAGCGTGCCGTTGTTGCCGAACGTGAAGTCGAGGGTGCCGTTGGCGTTCAGCCGGGCCACGGCCCAGTCGGTGACGCCGTTGTTGCGGGCGTCGCCGGCGACGAGGATTTTGTTCCCCTGGGGCACGACGGCGTAGGCCGTGCCCGGATCGGCGTAGCCGGGGAAGAACACGTAGCTGGTGAGGGCGCCGCTGCCGTCGGCGTTCTGGAACTGGACGGCCCAGCCCTGGCCGCCGTCGGCCACGGACGCGGCAGCGACGATGCTGCCGTCGGGCCGCACGAGCACGCCCCCGGGGTTGAGCGAACTGCCGCCGCGGAGGGCCGGCGTGTCGGCGAACCCGCCTGCGCCGAACGTCGGGTCCGGCCGCACCACCAGCGAGCCGGTCTGGGCCGTGGCGGTCAGCGTGACGCCCTGCGTGCCGTCCACGATCGTGTCGTCCACCGGGCTGACGGCGAACGTGGCACTGGCCTGCCCCGCGGCGATGGTCACGGCGGCGGGGGCGCTGGCCTCGGTGGCGTCGCTGTTGGCGACGGCGACGGCCAGCGCCTGCGACAGGTCGCCGGTGCGGGTGACGGTGCCGGTGGCGGCGGGGCCGTTCTCGACGAGCGCCGCGGTGTCCAGCGCCAGCGTCAGGGTGGCGGGGACGTCGCGGCCTTCGAGGAATTCGAGACCGAGGTGCGGGCGGCGCAACCGGGGGAGCGGACGACGAGCCGGGGGAGGCGGCTGGCGACGCATGGGCGGTTCTCGTCGGTAGCGGGGGCCGACATTGTCGAGGCGGGGGGCACGTTCGGGGCGACCCCCGGACCGTGAACCTCGAACTGCGGCGAGTATAACCACGGGCACCGGGAGGCGACAATCTCGGCAACCGGAATTTCACATCGGGCAGCCGGGGGGGATGCTGGTGAACGTGCGTGGGGGCGATGCCCACGCCGTGTCGAGGCGTGGGCGGCGCCGCCGAACCCGCGGCAACCCGGCCGGGCGCGGCGGAAAGTGGAGCCGGAGGCGCTGCCGGATTCCGGCCCGTCGACCCGCTCGTCCGGTTGTAGGGGCTGTCCCGGTTCTGCCCGCTGCTCCGAGCGTCCGGCCGCGGCGGCGCGGAATTCGCTCCGCATTCCGCCCGCCTTGTTGACCCTCCCCAAGTTATCCAGTCCAGTGACAGTACCCAGGCGGAGCAACCGGACACCGGAGCCCGGAATCTCGCTGGTTCGGCTCAAGTCGCGGGCGCGGCCGGCTTGAAAGGCCCCGCCCACGAACGTAGAGTTGTCGCGGATTCGACCCGCTCGCCGTCGATCCCCGACCCCCCGCCCGACCCCGGGCCGCCGCACCAACCGGACCACACGGGTTGCTCATGACGGACGCCACCTCGCAAACCCACTGGCGGCTCGACCGGCCGGCCGAAGGCATGTACGCCTCCGAGCTGCCGGCCCGCCCGGACCGCCCCGTCCGCACGTTCCTGCCGACCGACTACCAGCCGCGCTACCCGTACCCGCTCGTCGTCACCTTCCACGCCGCCGGCGGGACGGAAGAGAGCGGGTCGAAGCTGCTGCCGCGGGTCAGCCGCCGCAACTACATCGGCCTGACCCTCCGCGGTCTCCACCCCGACGGCCGCGGCTTCGGCTGGGCCGACGCCAGCACCGACGACGTCACCGACTACCTGCTCGCCGCCGTGGAGCAGACGCGCCGCACGTACCACGTCCACTCGGAGCGTGTGTTCCTGCTCGGCGTCGGCGACGGGGCCACGGCCGCGTACCGGGCCGGGCTGCAACTGGCCGACCGGGTGGCGGGCGTCGTCGCGCTGAACGGGCTGATGCCGAAGCCGGCGGGGAAGCCGCTGTTCGACCTCCGGACGGTGCGCGGCCTGCCGGTGTTCATCGGCCACGGCGTCGCCAACCCGGTGGTGCCGTACTCGACCGCCGAGCGCGACTTCCGGCTGCTGTACGCGGCCGGCGCGGACGTGCGGCTGACCGGCTACCCGACGACGCAGAAGCTCCACGCCCACATGCTGCGCGACGTGAACCGGTGGGTGATGGGCGGCGTAACCGCCGGCCGCGGGCTGATGCTCCGCGCCGGGGTGTGAGTGTTGGTGTGGGTGTGCGTGAAAGCCCGGGGACGACAGCCCCGGGCTTTTTCGTTGCACGCGCCGCCCCGCGCCGCGACATGATGGGGGAACCACGCCGCGTCCCGGACGGGATCCCACGGAGTCCGCCATGCCCCGGATGATGTCGCTGTTCGCTGTGGCTGCCGCCCTCGCGTTCGGCGGCAGGTTCGGGTCCGCGGACGAGCCGCCGGCGAAGAAGGGGGCCGGGCGCGACTTCGATCAGCAGGCCCG carries:
- a CDS encoding alpha/beta hydrolase, producing the protein MTDATSQTHWRLDRPAEGMYASELPARPDRPVRTFLPTDYQPRYPYPLVVTFHAAGGTEESGSKLLPRVSRRNYIGLTLRGLHPDGRGFGWADASTDDVTDYLLAAVEQTRRTYHVHSERVFLLGVGDGATAAYRAGLQLADRVAGVVALNGLMPKPAGKPLFDLRTVRGLPVFIGHGVANPVVPYSTAERDFRLLYAAGADVRLTGYPTTQKLHAHMLRDVNRWVMGGVTAGRGLMLRAGV